A genome region from Pseudanabaena sp. Chao 1811 includes the following:
- the tuf gene encoding elongation factor Tu, with amino-acid sequence MARAKFERTKPHVNIGTIGHVDHGKTTLTAAITMSLAAAGQATAKAYDQIDAAPEEKARGITINTAHVEYQTTERHYAHVDCPGHADYVKNMITGAAQMDGAILLVSAADGPEPQTREHILLARQVGVPNLVVFLNKEDQMEGEEELVELVELEVRELLSSYDFDGDNIPITRGSALKAVEQMTANPKTQRGENPWVDKIWALMDSVDSYIPTPERAVDKPFLMAVEDVFSITGRGTVATGRIERGTVKVGDTVELVGIRETRSTTVTGIEMFKKSLEEGLAGDNAGLLLRGIQKNDIERGIVLAKPKSINPHTQFEGQVYILTEKEGGRKTPFFPGYRPQFYVRTTDVTGTIVSFTADDGSDAEMVMPGDRIKVTVELINPIAIEQEMRFAIREGGRTVGSGVVTNILK; translated from the coding sequence ATGGCACGCGCTAAATTTGAGAGAACTAAACCCCACGTTAATATCGGTACTATCGGTCACGTTGACCACGGTAAGACCACTTTAACTGCTGCAATCACCATGTCCTTAGCAGCAGCAGGACAAGCAACCGCAAAAGCATACGACCAAATCGATGCTGCTCCTGAAGAAAAAGCTCGTGGTATTACGATTAATACTGCTCACGTTGAGTATCAAACCACTGAACGCCACTATGCTCACGTTGACTGTCCCGGTCACGCTGACTATGTTAAGAACATGATCACTGGGGCTGCTCAGATGGACGGAGCTATTTTGCTCGTATCTGCGGCTGATGGTCCTGAGCCTCAAACCCGTGAACACATCTTGCTTGCTCGTCAAGTAGGTGTACCTAACCTAGTAGTTTTCTTGAATAAAGAAGACCAAATGGAAGGCGAAGAAGAACTAGTTGAACTAGTTGAACTCGAAGTTCGTGAATTGCTCTCCTCCTACGACTTTGATGGCGATAATATTCCCATCACTCGTGGTTCTGCATTGAAAGCAGTTGAGCAAATGACCGCTAATCCTAAGACCCAACGTGGCGAAAATCCTTGGGTTGACAAGATCTGGGCTTTGATGGATTCCGTTGACTCCTACATTCCTACTCCTGAGCGTGCTGTTGACAAGCCCTTCTTGATGGCTGTTGAAGACGTATTCTCGATTACTGGTCGTGGTACTGTTGCAACTGGTCGTATTGAGCGTGGTACTGTCAAGGTTGGCGATACCGTTGAACTCGTTGGTATCAGAGAAACCCGTTCCACTACCGTTACTGGTATTGAAATGTTCAAAAAGAGCTTGGAAGAAGGTCTGGCTGGCGACAATGCAGGTCTCTTGCTCCGTGGTATTCAAAAGAATGATATCGAACGCGGTATTGTATTGGCTAAACCTAAGTCAATTAATCCTCACACTCAATTTGAAGGTCAAGTTTACATTTTGACTGAAAAAGAAGGCGGTCGTAAGACTCCTTTCTTCCCTGGCTATCGTCCTCAGTTCTATGTACGTACAACTGACGTAACTGGAACCATTGTTAGCTTCACTGCTGATGATGGCAGCGATGCAGAAATGGTCATGCCTGGCGATCGCATCAAGGTAACTGTTGAGTTGATCAACCCCATCGCGATCGAGCAAGAAATGCGCTTCGCAATCCGTGAAGGTGGTCGCACCGTTGGATCTGGCGTTGTTACCAATATCTTGAAGTAA
- the fusA gene encoding elongation factor G: MERTIALDKVRNIGIAAHIDAGKTTTTERILFYSGVVHKIGEVHDGTATTDWMAQERERGITITAAAISTSWKDHRINIIDTPGHVDFTIEVERSMRVLDGVVAVFCAVGGVQPQSETVWRQADRYKVPRLVFVNKMDRMGANFLRVREQIRARFGSNAVPIQLPIGSEAELVGIIDLVKMKAYIYKDEIGKDIDEVDIPDDLADLANDWRGKLLESVADSDDVLMEKYLEGEELTEDEVRTGLRKGTLNGKIVPMTCGSAFKNKGVQLLLDAVIDYLPAPSDVKPVQGLLANGEEAIREAKDDAPMSALAFKIMSDPYGRLTFVRVYSGILKKGSYALNPVKNKKERISRLIVLKADDRQEVDELRAGDLGAVLGLKDTFTGDTLCDIESPIVLETLFIPEPVISVAVEPKTKQDMEKLSKALQSLSEEDPTFRVATDSETNQTIISGMGELHLEILVDRMKREFNVEANVGAPQVAYRETIRKTVTDIEGKFARQSGGKGQYGHVVINLEPTEPGTGFEFVSKIVGGVIPKEFIKPSEQGMKEACESGILAGYPLIDVRATLVHGSFHDVDSSEMAFKIAGSMAIKEAVMKAQPVLLEPVMKVEVETPEDYMGDVIGDLSRRRGNIAGMDDTPSGKKVESRVPLSEMFGYSTDLRSATQGRASFSMEFSHYEEVPKNVAEAIIAKNKGKKE; the protein is encoded by the coding sequence GTGGAACGCACTATTGCCTTAGATAAGGTACGCAATATAGGTATTGCGGCGCATATTGACGCTGGTAAAACCACAACTACAGAACGGATTCTATTTTATTCTGGCGTTGTTCACAAAATAGGTGAAGTCCATGATGGAACCGCAACGACAGACTGGATGGCACAAGAACGTGAGCGTGGTATTACCATTACTGCCGCAGCGATCAGTACCAGTTGGAAAGATCACCGCATTAACATCATTGATACTCCTGGACACGTAGACTTCACTATTGAAGTGGAACGTTCCATGCGTGTACTTGATGGCGTAGTTGCAGTTTTCTGTGCTGTAGGTGGTGTCCAACCTCAGTCTGAAACCGTATGGAGACAAGCAGATCGTTATAAAGTACCTCGCCTCGTATTCGTTAACAAAATGGATCGCATGGGCGCGAACTTTTTGCGAGTAAGAGAGCAAATTCGCGCTCGTTTCGGTTCTAATGCAGTTCCAATCCAACTACCCATCGGTAGCGAAGCAGAACTCGTAGGTATCATTGATCTCGTCAAAATGAAAGCCTATATCTATAAAGATGAAATAGGTAAGGATATTGACGAAGTAGATATTCCTGATGATTTAGCTGATCTCGCCAACGATTGGCGCGGTAAGTTACTTGAATCAGTGGCAGATTCTGATGATGTTTTAATGGAAAAATATCTTGAAGGTGAAGAACTCACCGAAGATGAAGTTAGAACAGGTCTACGCAAAGGAACCTTGAACGGCAAGATCGTACCAATGACTTGTGGTTCTGCTTTCAAAAATAAAGGCGTACAGCTATTACTTGATGCCGTTATCGACTATCTTCCTGCTCCTAGCGATGTTAAACCAGTTCAAGGTTTACTTGCTAATGGCGAAGAAGCGATTCGTGAAGCCAAGGATGACGCGCCCATGTCAGCACTTGCCTTCAAAATCATGTCTGATCCCTATGGTCGTCTTACCTTCGTGCGGGTTTATTCTGGCATCTTGAAGAAAGGCTCCTACGCGCTTAATCCTGTTAAGAACAAGAAAGAGCGTATTTCTCGTTTGATCGTATTAAAGGCTGACGATCGCCAAGAAGTTGATGAACTCAGAGCAGGTGATCTTGGAGCAGTTTTAGGACTGAAAGATACATTCACAGGTGATACTCTTTGCGATATTGAATCGCCAATTGTTCTTGAAACTCTATTCATTCCTGAACCTGTTATTTCCGTTGCTGTTGAGCCAAAAACAAAACAGGATATGGAAAAATTATCCAAGGCGCTACAGTCTCTGTCTGAGGAAGATCCTACCTTCCGTGTAGCAACAGATTCAGAAACCAATCAAACAATTATCTCTGGCATGGGTGAGCTACACCTAGAAATTCTCGTTGATCGGATGAAGCGTGAGTTTAACGTTGAAGCTAACGTGGGCGCACCTCAAGTTGCTTATCGTGAAACCATTCGCAAGACTGTCACCGATATTGAAGGTAAGTTTGCACGTCAGAGTGGTGGTAAGGGTCAGTATGGTCACGTTGTGATCAACTTAGAGCCTACTGAGCCAGGTACAGGATTTGAATTCGTATCGAAGATCGTTGGTGGTGTCATTCCTAAGGAATTCATCAAACCTTCTGAACAAGGTATGAAAGAAGCCTGTGAATCAGGAATTCTTGCGGGCTATCCTTTGATTGACGTTAGAGCAACCCTCGTACATGGTTCTTTCCATGATGTGGACTCTTCAGAAATGGCTTTCAAAATTGCTGGCTCTATGGCAATTAAGGAAGCTGTAATGAAAGCTCAACCTGTCCTGCTTGAACCTGTAATGAAGGTTGAAGTAGAAACCCCTGAGGACTACATGGGTGATGTCATCGGTGACCTTAGTCGTCGTCGTGGCAACATTGCAGGCATGGATGATACTCCTTCTGGCAAGAAGGTTGAGTCCAGAGTTCCTTTGTCGGAAATGTTTGGTTACTCCACTGACCTGCGCTCAGCCACTCAAGGCAGAGCAAGCTTCTCAATGGAATTCAGCCATTACGAAGAAGTACCGAAAAATGTGGCTGAAGCCATCATTGCTAAAAACAAGGGCAAAAAAGAGTAG
- the rpsG gene encoding 30S ribosomal protein S7, whose product MSRRTKASKRITPPDSVYNSRLISMLIRRVMSRGKHSVASHIVYKALDTIGERTGNPPLEVFDRAIRNATPLVEVKARRVGGATYQVPMEVRTDRGVALALRWLVQYSRARAGRSMVTKLANELMDAANETGQTIRKREETHKMAEANKAFAHYRY is encoded by the coding sequence ATGTCCCGTAGAACGAAAGCGTCAAAGCGCATAACTCCCCCTGACTCGGTTTATAACAGCCGCCTCATTAGTATGCTGATCCGTCGTGTAATGTCACGCGGTAAGCACTCTGTAGCTTCCCACATTGTTTATAAGGCTCTCGACACCATCGGCGAGCGTACAGGCAACCCACCTCTAGAGGTGTTTGATCGTGCAATTCGTAATGCAACCCCATTAGTTGAAGTTAAGGCTCGTCGTGTTGGTGGTGCTACCTATCAAGTACCCATGGAAGTTCGTACAGATCGCGGTGTAGCACTTGCTCTTCGCTGGTTAGTCCAATACTCCCGCGCTCGTGCTGGACGTAGCATGGTAACTAAGCTGGCTAATGAATTAATGGATGCTGCCAACGAAACTGGTCAAACCATCCGTAAACGCGAAGAAACCCACAAAATGGCAGAAGCAAACAAAGCCTTCGCCCACTACCGTTACTAA
- the rpsL gene encoding 30S ribosomal protein S12, which yields MPTIQQLIRSERQTINTKTKSPALKSCPQRRGVCTRVYTTTPKKPNSALRKVARVRLTSGFEVTAYIPGIGHNLQEHSVVMIRGGRVKDLPGVRYHIIRGTLDTSGVKDRKQGRSKYGAKRPKPGQAPAASTGKKKK from the coding sequence ATGCCCACGATCCAACAGCTCATCCGCAGTGAGCGCCAAACCATAAATACAAAGACAAAGTCTCCTGCCCTAAAAAGTTGTCCTCAACGCAGGGGAGTATGTACGCGCGTCTACACTACAACACCCAAAAAGCCTAACTCTGCACTTAGAAAAGTGGCACGGGTACGCTTGACTTCTGGATTTGAAGTCACCGCATACATCCCTGGCATTGGGCATAACCTCCAAGAGCACTCCGTTGTGATGATTAGAGGCGGTCGTGTAAAAGATTTACCAGGTGTGCGTTACCACATTATCCGTGGCACTCTCGATACTTCAGGCGTAAAGGATCGCAAGCAAGGACGCTCCAAGTATGGCGCAAAGAGACCCAAGCCCGGTCAAGCTCCAGCCGCAAGCACTGGCAAGAAGAAAAAATAA
- the tpiA gene encoding triose-phosphate isomerase has product MPKIVIAGNWKMYKTQSEAKAFFSEFPAQLKATASQAAIADQQILICVPYTNLGILQTVVPSLGQANLSIGAQNVHWSENGAFTGEISAPMLVELGIKHVIIGHSERRQFFGETDETVNKRLKAAQAHGLTPILCVGESKQQRDANETEAWIFAQLAADLVDVDQNNLIIAYEPIWAIGTGDTCASSEANRVIGLIRSKLTNRDVTIQYGGSVKPDNIDEIMAQPEIDGVLVGGASLDPAGFARIVNYR; this is encoded by the coding sequence TTGCCTAAAATCGTTATTGCTGGCAACTGGAAAATGTATAAAACCCAGTCCGAAGCCAAAGCATTTTTCTCAGAATTTCCCGCCCAACTCAAAGCCACCGCATCCCAAGCGGCGATCGCTGATCAGCAAATCCTTATTTGCGTCCCTTATACAAATCTAGGCATCTTACAAACAGTTGTGCCATCTCTTGGTCAAGCCAACCTCAGTATTGGTGCTCAAAATGTCCATTGGTCAGAAAATGGCGCATTTACAGGTGAGATTTCTGCACCAATGCTAGTTGAGCTTGGTATCAAGCATGTGATCATTGGACATAGTGAGCGTCGTCAGTTTTTTGGTGAAACCGATGAAACTGTAAACAAGCGTCTTAAAGCAGCTCAGGCTCATGGGCTTACCCCTATCCTCTGCGTCGGTGAAAGCAAACAGCAACGTGATGCCAACGAAACTGAGGCTTGGATTTTCGCGCAACTTGCAGCAGATCTTGTCGATGTTGACCAAAATAATTTGATCATTGCCTACGAACCAATTTGGGCGATCGGTACAGGTGATACCTGTGCATCCAGCGAAGCTAATCGCGTAATTGGTCTAATTCGTAGTAAACTAACAAATCGCGACGTTACAATTCAATATGGTGGTTCCGTCAAACCAGATAATATCGACGAAATCATGGCGCAACCTGAAATCGATGGTGTGCTAGTTGGTGGGGCCAGTCTTGACCCAGCAGGCTTTGCCAGAATTGTGAATTATCGTTAA
- a CDS encoding GNAT family N-acetyltransferase — protein sequence MLQQASRYTTTWVDTVNKVKAEVWNILAKPLATPFFEWEWLSNLESSGCAIAQQGWLPSHLLVWQGDVLVAAAPLYMKGHSQGEFVFDHQWADLSYRLGIEYYPKLLGMAPFTPAVGYRFLVHPDLSDRPDELSKIYDLMLAEIDKLCDRYQMSGCNFLYVDPSWKHELESRGFTTWMHHSYVWENQEFKDFDDYLKNFNANQRRNIKRERKSVESTGIKMRVYTGEEIPHYFYSYMYELYNDHCNKFWGGSKYLNRKFFEHLAHSFRDRLVFVAGEIADYPQPVGMSFCIRKDDQLFGRYWGCVQEIDCLHFNACYYTPIEWAISQGIKRFDPGAGGQHKKRRGFPATPNYSLHRFYRDRLKQILVPYINEVNAYEAKQIQAINNELPFDFAPPDLHV from the coding sequence ATGCTGCAACAGGCTTCCCGTTATACGACGACTTGGGTAGATACAGTTAACAAGGTCAAGGCTGAAGTATGGAATATTCTTGCAAAACCTTTGGCGACTCCTTTTTTTGAATGGGAATGGCTCTCGAATTTAGAATCTTCAGGCTGTGCGATCGCGCAGCAGGGATGGCTACCGAGTCATTTATTGGTGTGGCAAGGTGATGTATTGGTAGCGGCTGCACCTTTGTATATGAAGGGACATAGCCAAGGCGAGTTTGTTTTTGACCATCAATGGGCGGATTTGTCCTATCGGTTAGGAATTGAGTATTATCCCAAATTATTAGGGATGGCTCCCTTTACGCCTGCGGTGGGCTATCGGTTTTTAGTACATCCAGATCTAAGCGATCGCCCTGATGAATTATCCAAAATATATGACTTGATGCTAGCGGAGATTGACAAACTTTGCGATCGCTACCAGATGTCAGGCTGTAACTTTCTCTATGTTGATCCTAGTTGGAAGCATGAGTTGGAGTCGCGAGGTTTCACAACTTGGATGCACCATAGTTATGTTTGGGAAAATCAAGAATTTAAGGATTTTGATGATTACCTCAAGAATTTCAATGCGAATCAACGCCGCAATATTAAGCGCGAGCGCAAGTCGGTAGAAAGTACGGGGATCAAGATGCGGGTATATACAGGTGAAGAGATTCCCCATTATTTCTATAGCTATATGTATGAGCTATATAACGATCATTGCAATAAATTTTGGGGTGGAAGTAAATACTTAAATCGGAAGTTTTTTGAACATTTAGCCCATAGTTTCCGCGATCGCCTTGTGTTTGTAGCTGGGGAAATCGCAGATTATCCGCAACCTGTGGGAATGTCTTTCTGTATTCGTAAGGATGATCAGTTATTTGGGCGCTATTGGGGTTGTGTTCAGGAAATTGATTGCTTGCATTTTAATGCTTGCTACTACACGCCGATTGAGTGGGCGATTTCTCAAGGGATTAAGCGCTTTGACCCCGGAGCAGGTGGACAACACAAAAAGCGGCGCGGATTTCCTGCAACTCCAAATTACAGCTTGCATCGCTTTTATCGCGATCGGCTCAAGCAAATTCTGGTTCCCTATATCAATGAGGTCAATGCTTACGAGGCAAAACAAATTCAAGCAATTAACAACGAACTACCCTTTGATTTTGCTCCACCTGATCTTCATGTTTAA
- a CDS encoding WYL domain-containing protein — MRLLQSIFNVIWVLGYLGNGVLFIYTEWIILQKNFIQILNPYIHFQVLLILLSTPLFWIFLSMAVVGYYTVVNIEKNLLKNVKQSQVETKETPSPITDVLPQKYSNRFSFFSRELNTHTSVTPKLDTDGIAKQIELLEWAIQSSQKIRFNYEDKNGNNSNRTFIPQNFKTIRQTLCVEGYCYLRRAKRTFTIRRMRDIKIISANELNHNVKEKVNSSSLSSFSSISSVKDKDSHPKERPYINLIIDNLEALTNSEWNNIEILTKIYYELEFRSRPRSRDLSERIKKRLIQLKDQPFLLSKAGSETNSFSDDSFNYEQGLLSFYGYKVGIKGLPESERHKILDAVFALPLLSVNSEAYLREWGEPNSAERLQKLSRSIAAFVRTAKGRTNGDFRKAIQDWESDLIYLKKTYYNTNHFSFQYPIT; from the coding sequence ATGAGACTATTACAGAGTATTTTTAATGTTATTTGGGTTTTAGGCTATCTAGGTAATGGAGTCCTATTTATCTATACTGAGTGGATTATTTTACAGAAAAATTTTATTCAAATACTTAATCCATATATCCATTTTCAAGTTTTGTTAATACTACTTTCTACTCCCTTGTTTTGGATATTCTTATCTATGGCAGTAGTTGGTTATTATACCGTAGTAAATATAGAAAAGAATTTACTCAAGAATGTTAAGCAAAGCCAAGTTGAGACTAAAGAAACACCATCTCCCATAACTGATGTATTACCTCAAAAATATTCTAATCGTTTTTCTTTTTTTTCAAGAGAACTAAACACCCATACATCTGTAACGCCTAAATTAGATACAGATGGGATTGCAAAACAAATTGAGTTACTTGAATGGGCAATACAAAGTAGTCAAAAAATAAGATTTAACTACGAAGACAAAAATGGAAACAATAGTAATCGCACTTTCATTCCACAGAATTTTAAGACGATTCGTCAGACTTTATGTGTAGAGGGATACTGTTATTTAAGACGTGCTAAACGTACTTTTACAATTAGACGTATGCGAGATATTAAAATTATCTCTGCTAACGAATTAAATCACAATGTTAAAGAGAAAGTAAACTCCTCTTCATTATCTTCTTTCTCTAGTATTTCTTCTGTAAAAGATAAAGACTCTCACCCTAAAGAACGTCCCTACATCAATTTAATTATTGATAATCTTGAAGCACTTACAAATTCAGAATGGAACAACATAGAAATTCTAACAAAGATTTATTATGAACTAGAGTTTCGATCTCGTCCAAGATCTCGTGATTTGAGTGAGCGTATCAAGAAAAGGTTGATTCAGTTAAAAGATCAACCTTTTTTACTCTCAAAAGCTGGATCTGAAACTAATAGTTTTTCGGATGACTCTTTTAACTATGAACAAGGTCTACTTAGTTTTTATGGATATAAAGTTGGTATAAAAGGTTTGCCAGAATCAGAAAGACACAAAATTCTTGATGCAGTTTTTGCACTTCCATTATTGTCAGTGAATAGTGAAGCTTACTTAAGAGAGTGGGGAGAGCCTAATAGTGCAGAAAGATTACAAAAACTATCTAGATCCATCGCAGCATTTGTTCGTACCGCCAAAGGTCGTACTAACGGTGATTTTAGAAAAGCAATTCAAGATTGGGAATCCGACTTAATATACTTGAAAAAGACTTATTACAATACAAATCATTTCTCATTTCAGTATCCAATCACATAG
- a CDS encoding Uma2 family endonuclease, whose protein sequence is MIQTLAKAENQYLVKWAVTWEQFKALQSAFEEIGGVRMTYCEGELEIMGIGLQHEMISSLLGLLLGYYFVLKRIRFTSTGAYTQKIEPSLEFQADLSFAFGNDPAKTDLCIEIVVTSGSVKTLRKYQLRGIPEVWFWVDGKISIYRLVEDEYVKRDRSEWLPELDVEHLEKCLLIDSQLDAMTAFAEKYA, encoded by the coding sequence ATGATCCAAACTTTAGCTAAGGCAGAAAACCAATATCTCGTTAAATGGGCTGTCACTTGGGAGCAGTTTAAAGCTTTGCAATCCGCCTTTGAGGAAATCGGGGGAGTGCGGATGACTTATTGTGAAGGAGAACTAGAAATTATGGGTATTGGTTTGCAGCATGAAATGATATCCAGTCTGCTAGGACTCTTGTTAGGCTATTACTTTGTACTCAAACGCATCCGCTTTACCTCAACAGGTGCTTATACCCAAAAAATTGAACCTAGTCTTGAGTTTCAGGCTGATTTGTCCTTTGCTTTTGGTAATGATCCTGCAAAGACTGACCTATGTATCGAAATTGTGGTTACTAGCGGAAGCGTTAAAACGTTAAGGAAATATCAACTAAGGGGTATTCCAGAGGTTTGGTTTTGGGTAGATGGCAAAATTAGTATTTATCGCTTAGTTGAAGATGAGTATGTAAAACGCGATCGCAGTGAATGGCTGCCTGAATTGGACGTTGAACATTTAGAAAAATGTTTGTTAATAGATTCGCAGTTGGATGCGATGACAGCTTTTGCAGAAAAATATGCTTAA